The Cloacibacillus sp. genome includes a region encoding these proteins:
- a CDS encoding bi-domain-containing oxidoreductase produces MKQLFMMVNDGSVKIIDTPSPIVKDNYVIVETEYTVVSAGTERGLTSFGGKNLVQKVLARPDQARKIIEKMSTDGILTTLDVALTRLAEPMPMGYSGVGTVVACGRGVTDIVEDDRVAMVGQAYHAEVNRVNRNLIAKLPEGLNDYRQYAMCALGGIALQGIHQANIIAGETVAVIGLGLVGHITARILNAYGCDVIAYDITDKRLPGTRLKAFINSNSENAADMTRSLTKGNGVDKVIITAATDSNSPMDLAADIARDRGIICMIGVTQMNLDRRPYYAKELTFTIARSYGPGRYDPSYEDNGVDYPIGHVRFTEGRNIEEFVRLISEGRADFTDLITHVIPFEEAARAYEMITTNTNHERYIGVLLQYPERDKKWTPVITNSAKKIIGGKIRVGLIGSGNFSRNTLLPIMQSTGLYELKALASTGGIGAAQASSSFYFEYITNEYRRLIDDPEIDLVIISTNHNTHAKFILEALEANKHVYCEKPLCLTLDELEHIESAYRSSNGELFCGMNRRYSPLVNKIKEMLSTDKIPAVYDYIANAGYIPENHWTQDEAVGGGRIIGEACHFVDTIQYLDGSKLESLDVTYAANEAYPKNDNAIVTLRFSSGAAASIIYTSMGSKKYPKEQLRVFSNGSVCELNNYISMRIYGNIKAVMIKLRQDKGIYDEYKHIASVISGKSENNAIEDAFVNHRMIFERIFGGKQ; encoded by the coding sequence ATGAAACAGCTGTTTATGATGGTCAATGATGGCTCAGTAAAAATTATAGATACGCCTTCACCTATCGTAAAAGATAACTATGTAATCGTAGAGACGGAATATACCGTTGTCAGTGCTGGCACAGAGCGCGGACTTACCTCTTTTGGAGGAAAGAATCTTGTACAAAAGGTTCTGGCACGTCCCGATCAAGCACGGAAAATTATTGAAAAAATGTCTACGGATGGCATTCTTACAACTTTGGATGTAGCTCTCACTCGCTTGGCTGAGCCTATGCCTATGGGCTATTCTGGTGTGGGAACTGTGGTGGCCTGCGGGCGCGGAGTGACTGATATTGTGGAAGATGACCGTGTCGCTATGGTAGGTCAAGCTTATCACGCGGAAGTCAACCGCGTAAACCGAAACCTAATCGCTAAATTGCCGGAAGGGCTCAACGATTATCGCCAATATGCAATGTGCGCGCTTGGTGGTATCGCCTTGCAGGGTATCCACCAGGCAAATATCATAGCAGGAGAAACGGTGGCAGTTATAGGACTTGGCTTGGTTGGTCACATTACAGCCCGTATACTCAATGCTTATGGCTGTGATGTCATTGCATATGATATCACCGATAAGCGATTACCTGGAACACGTCTTAAAGCATTTATAAATTCCAACAGTGAAAACGCTGCTGACATGACCAGGTCGCTCACAAAAGGTAATGGTGTCGATAAGGTCATTATTACTGCTGCCACAGATTCCAATTCCCCTATGGACCTAGCAGCCGATATTGCCCGTGACCGTGGCATTATCTGCATGATTGGTGTCACTCAGATGAATCTTGATCGCCGCCCCTATTACGCGAAAGAATTGACATTCACAATTGCTCGATCATATGGTCCAGGACGGTATGATCCTAGTTATGAAGACAATGGTGTGGACTACCCCATTGGCCATGTACGCTTTACTGAAGGTCGAAATATCGAAGAGTTTGTCCGGCTCATCAGCGAGGGCCGAGCTGATTTTACCGATCTCATCACACATGTTATTCCATTCGAGGAAGCTGCCAGGGCGTATGAGATGATCACGACTAACACGAATCATGAGCGCTATATTGGTGTACTTCTCCAGTATCCAGAACGCGATAAAAAATGGACACCAGTCATTACAAACTCCGCAAAAAAAATAATTGGCGGCAAAATTCGAGTCGGACTTATTGGCTCCGGTAATTTTTCTAGAAATACCCTACTCCCGATTATGCAGAGTACAGGGCTATACGAGCTTAAAGCTCTTGCTAGTACTGGTGGTATTGGTGCAGCGCAGGCGTCGAGTTCTTTTTACTTTGAATATATAACTAACGAGTACAGGAGACTCATTGATGATCCAGAGATTGATCTTGTAATTATCTCGACCAACCATAATACCCATGCGAAGTTCATCCTTGAAGCGTTGGAAGCTAACAAGCATGTGTATTGTGAAAAACCGCTGTGTCTAACGCTTGATGAACTGGAGCATATCGAGTCGGCGTATAGATCATCTAACGGTGAGCTTTTTTGCGGTATGAACAGACGCTATTCACCTCTGGTTAATAAAATAAAGGAGATGTTGTCCACAGATAAAATTCCAGCTGTTTATGACTATATTGCTAATGCAGGCTATATTCCAGAGAACCACTGGACGCAGGATGAAGCTGTCGGAGGAGGGCGGATCATTGGCGAAGCATGTCATTTTGTGGATACGATCCAATACCTTGATGGCAGCAAATTGGAGTCATTGGACGTCACATACGCTGCCAACGAAGCTTATCCGAAGAATGATAACGCCATCGTAACATTACGTTTTTCCTCGGGTGCGGCGGCAAGCATAATCTACACCTCTATGGGATCCAAGAAGTATCCTAAAGAACAGCTTAGAGTGTTTTCCAATGGTTCTGTGTGCGAACTGAACAACTACATTAGCATGAGGATTTACGGGAATATCAAAGCAGTTATGATCAAATTGCGGCAGGATAAGGGTATCTATGATGAATATAAGCATATTGCGTCTGTGATCTCAGGCAAATCAGAGAACAATGCTATTGAGGATGCATTTGTGAACCATAGAATGATTTTTGAAAGAATTTTTGGAGGTAAACAATGA